The following DNA comes from Mucilaginibacter jinjuensis.
TGTTATCATAGCTTTCCATATAGCGGTCCCAGGGCACAACAGATTTGCTGCCCAAAACTGCTTTAGCCAGGTTACAAACGATAAATGATTCGCTCATCAGATCATCAGAAACCGGATCGAGCACGCCTTTTGATTGCTGCACCACACCCATAGAGTTTTCGCAGCTTACAATCTGGGGTACACCGTTTATCACATCCTTATCGCTGCGCGCAAAGGTGGGTAGGATAATTGATTCCTCTCCCGTAATTAAATGTCCCCTGTTTAACTTGGTCGATATATTAACGGTAAGCTTGGTTTTACGCATAGCTTCGGCCGTAAAAGTGGTATCTGGCGTGGCCGAAAGGAAATTACCACCCATAGCAAAAAATACTTGCAACCTGCCATCATGCATTGCCTGGATTGATTCAACCACATCAAAACCATGTTCTTTAGGTGGATCAAAGCCATATACCTCTTTAATGGCCGCCAGTTGTGCCGGTTTGGGTTTATCCCAAATCATCATGGTGCGGTTTCCCTGCACATTGCTATGCCCGCGTACCGGGCACAATCCTGATCCCGGTTTGCCGATACTACCTTTTAACAACACAAGGTTTACAATTTCCTTAACTGTATCTACCCCATTTTTTTGCTGGGTGATCCCCATGGCCCAGCATACAATAATGCGTTTCTTATGCGCTATCATATCAGCTGCTTCACGAATCTGGGCTACCGGCACACCGCAGGCTTTAGCTAAATCCTCAACTTTGTATTGTTGGATATGCTCTACAAACTGCTCGTAATTAACCGTGCTTTCCTGTATAAATTTATGGTCGAAAACCTCATCGGGAGTTTTCATTTCGGCCTGATATAGTAACAGTTCAATAGCTTTCAGCAAAGCCATATCGCCGTTTATTTTTACCTGCAAATACAGATCGGCCAGTTGTACGCTTGTGCCTACAAAACCACGCACAGTCTGCGGATCTTTAAAAGCCATCAGTCCGGCCTCCTTAAGCGGATTTATGGCGATGATTTTAGCATCTTTCTCTTTAGCCTTGCGCAAGGCCGTAAGCATCCGCGGGTGATTGGTACCGGGGTTCTGCCCCATAATAATCAGCAGGTCAGTATCATGAATATCCTCGAGCGTAACCGTCCCCTTACCTATACCGATTGATTCGGCCAAACCAACGCTGGTTGATTCGTGGCACATGTTAGAGCAATCGGGCATATTATTGGTTCCATACTCTCTCACAAATAACTGGTATAAGAACGAAGCCTCGTTACTGGTTCGGCCAGATGTATAAAAAGCAGCCTCGTTAGGTGAATCGAGGGTATTTAAATGCTCCGCGATCTTTTTAAATGCCCAATCCCAGGTTACCGGTTGATAATGTGTACCGCCTTTAGGCAAATAAACCGGCTGGGCAATCCGGCCCTTTTTGCCGATATGCATATCATCCAGTTTAGCCAGATCAGCAATTGAATTTTGGGCGAAGAACTCAGCGGTCAACTTCTTGGTAGTCGCCTCTTCGGCTAATGCCTTTGCCCCATTCTCACAATATTCGGCAATGGGCGAACGGTCATCATCCGGGTCGGGCCAGGCACAGCTCGAGCAATCAAAGCCACCTTTTTGGTTCATCTTCAGCAAAGCACCCATACCACGGGTAGCACCTGTTTCTTCCAGAATATCTTCAAAAGCTTTCAACACAGCCGGAATACCCGCAGCCCACTTTTTAGGCTCGGTTACCTTAAACTTATTCGATAACTCTTCCGGGTTTTCGGCGTTAGGTTGCGGTACTTCCTGTTCTTTACTCATGGCTTTTTACGGCTAATGGATTGGGGTAATTATCGCTCTGGTCTTCCTCTACATTATCGAGGCAGGTAAAATCTTTCTCTACCAATAATTGCAGCGGACCGCCATTGCCTTGAATGCCTACGCGGTCTGTGCCTGTCCAGTCATCAGCCAAAGCTTCGGGTACAAACAGGGTGATAATGTTATTTTTAAAGGTAGCAAACAGGTTCTCCTGCATAGTGCGCTGTAAAACGTAGGTCAGGGTATCGTCGCCAAAATCAACTACTTCTTTCATCACGCCTTCATGGGCGAACCGTTCAACTTCACTTTTGGTTAATCTAAAACGTATAGCATTAGCTTTAATCCTGATCTTCATAGCTCTGGGGTATTTTGTATAGTGTTAGTTATTCGATGTGCTGCGGTATAAATATTGAATCGCTGGTTACGCAGAAAGCCAACGAGGGTAACATTAAATTCTTCGGCCAGTTGCACGGCCAGTGTTGATGGCGCACCAACCGCTGCAATAATATTAATGCCTGCCATTACGGCCTTTTGTACCAGTTCGAAACTGGCGCGTCCGCTCAGTAACAGAACCCGGTTATTTAATGGCAATTGGTTGTTAGTTAAAGCAGCACCGATCAGTTTATCCAGCGCATTATGCCGGCCTACGTCCTCACGCACTATTAGTAATTGGCCATCGGTAGTAAACAATGCTGAAGCGTGTAAACCTCCTGTATCAGCAAAAACTTCCTGGCTATTTTCTAAAATCTGTGGTAAACTAATTAACGTTTGTGCGTCAATGCTGTTATTATTTTCAATGAATGAACTGTGCTCACTCACCGTACGGATGGCATTGATAGAACCCTTCCCACAAACGCCACAGCTGGATGTGGTATAAAAGTTACGCTCGCTATTGCGCAGGTTAGGCACAATGCCCGGTTTAAGGCTTACCTGTATTACGTTCTCTTTATTTTCGGCGCAGGCTATAAAACAATGCGAGGCTTCGGCTACATCAGTGCTATTTTTAATAATGCCTTCGGTAAATAAAAAGCCGGTGGCCAGTTCGGCATCGTTGCCCGGTGTGCGCATGGTAACCGATACGTTTTGGGTTTGCCTGTTTTCGGTTTCGCCATATTCCAGCCTGATTTCCAGCGGCTCTTCGGCAGCCAGCATATCTGTTTGGGCGAAGCTACCCTGGCTGTTTACTTTAATAATGGGTAATATGGCGATGGATTCGGCAATCATATATAAATATACAATTAGCCTTTACAATTGTTATAATTTGTCGATTTGGCAATTAGTTAATTTGTCAATAAATAAATTTGACAAATTAATACTCTTGATAATAATTTAAAGTGAATAATTGGAGTTGTGGATACTCTTAATTAAAAGTTTCAAATGACGTATCTGAACCAATGTGAGACTTACTTGTCCCATTTTGTCATTGCGAGGTACGAAGCAATCTCGTAGCGATACAAATCCGATATGCTTACTACGAGATTGCCACGCTATCGCTCGCAATGACAAATTTTATATTCTATGTTATCAAATCATCCTTTCCATTTCTACTGACCATATTATCAGCATATCCCTCTCAAGCTATAAGCCCAAAAGGAACAAAACAAATATCTGAGGCTGATTTGACATTTATGCTGGCGACGTTTTGACAGCACCGTAAGGGTGTCATACTGAGCTCCGTCGAAGTATGGTGCAGATAGCCTACCCACCATACTTCGACGGAGCTCAGCATGACAGGCCCGGTTATGCATCCGGGTGCAAGCTCAAATTCAGTGAATTTACTATCAAACCCGTCCATCCTGTTTGGTGAGAAGCGCCGAGGCCTTTGCCTGTATCACCGTCAAAATATTCGTGGAATAGGATATGATCTGCAAAGGCAGGGTCAGTTTGTATTTTGGTATTGGTGCCGAACACCGGGCGTTGGCCATCTTTGTTTTTTCTGAAGATACCTGACAGACGCTTACGGATCTCATCGGCGATATCTTTCAAATTCATAAATATGCCAGATCCGGTTGGGCATTCAACCTTAAACTCATCGCCATAGTATTGGTAAAAACGTTCGAGGCTTTCTATAATGAGATAGTTCATCGGCAGCCATATTGGGCCACGCCAGTTGCTGTTACCGCCAAATAAACCACTGTCGCTTTCGGCAGGTAAGTATTTTACGCTAAATTCTTTGCCACCAGCCATAATACGGAACGGGTTATCGAGGTGATATTTTGATACCGAACGGATGCCGTAATCGCTCAGAAACTCGCCTTCGTCCAGCATGTGTTTCAGCAGCATTTTCATACGGTGCCCGCGCAGTAAGCTCACCAAACGCTTACCATCGGCATTACTTTCGTTGAGGCGCGAGATCTGATCTGCCAGATCGGGGCGGTTATCGTAAAACCACTTAAAACGCTGGTTAAAAATCGGGCTGTTCAGTACATCTTCCGCCTCCAGCACTTCAACAGCAAACATCGGGATCAAACCTACTACACTACGTACTTTTAAACGTTGGGTAGTACCATCGGGCAATTCCAATCCATCATAAAAAAAGCCGTCTTCTTCGTCCCACAAGCCGTCTTTGCTGTCACCCATGCTCGACATAGCACCGGCGATATACATAAAGTGGTCGAAGAACTTCACGCCTATCTCCTCGTAAGTTTTATTAACCGTGGCCAGTTCAATGGCAATACGCATTAAATTAAGCGAGTACATAGCCATCCAGCTGGTACCGTCAGCCTGTTCCATGTAACCGCCTGTTGGCAGTGGGGCATTACGATCGAAAACACCAATGTTATCTAAACCCAAAAAACCACCCTCGAAAATATTGTTACCTGCCGAATCCTTACGGTTTACCCACCAGGTAAAATTGAGCATCAGTTTATGGAAAACGGTTTCGAGGAAAAAAAGATCACCCTTACCACCGTTTGCCAGCTTATCAATTTTATAAACATTCCAGGTAGCCATAGCATGCACAGGAGGATTGGTATCGCCCATGGCCCATTCATACGCGGGTAGCTGACCGTTGGGGTGCATATACCATTCGCGGGTAAGCAATATGAGTTGCTGTTTGGCAAAGTCAGAATCTACCTTGGCTAAAGGCAGGCAATGGAACGACAAATCCCAGGCGGCAAACCAGGGGTACTCCCATTTATCGGGCATCGAGATAATTTCGCGTGCTGTTAAATGCTGCCAATCGTAATTGCGCATTTTAAAACGTTCGGCCGGTGGTTTAGGCTGATCGGGGTCGCCGTTGAGCCACTGAAATACGTTATAATTATAAAACTGCTTGCTCCACAGCATACCGGCAAAAGCCTGGCGCTGCACCATTGCAGTTTCGGGGTTAGGAACACCTTGTTGCACATCGGCATAAAATTCATCAGCCTCTTTTACACGGGTATCAAATATCGAATCAAAATCGCTGAAATTATTAGCCGGATTTTTAGTGAGTCGCAGATGTAGCTCCACACTTTTACGAGCCGGAATAACCAGATCATAATTAGCTGCAGCCTTTGTACCCTTTTGTTGTGGGTTTACAGTTGGCGAACCATGCACCAGGTGGTCATTTATACCATCTTTAGGATAAGGTTTCCCGTTATCGAAATTATAAAGACGCTTTGTATTGGTTTCATTATCGCAGAATAGCCATTCTGGGTTTCCATCGGCCATCAGCCAGTATTCTCCAATATTTTTACTGTACAAACCAATCGCCTTCGGCGAATCAACACTTATACTCGGCACACTCACATGCCTGCCCCAGGCCCAGGTATTACGAAACCAAACAGTTGGCAGCACATTAATTGGGGCATCAACACCGGCACGGTTATGCACGGTAATTTTAATCAGTATATCATCGCAGGTATTTTTGGCATATTCAACAAACACATCAAAATATTCGTCGTGTTCAAAAATGCCGGTATCAATCAGTTCAAATTCTGGTTCGTTGCGCGATCTTTGCGCATTTACCGTTTTTAACCGCTCGTAAGGATAGGCCTGCTGCGGATATTTGTACAGCATTTTCATGTACGAATGTGTAGGCGTACTATCTAAATAATAGTAAAGCTCCTTTACGTCCTCGCCATGATTACCTTCCGGATTTGTGAGGCCGAAGTAGCGTTCTTTAATAATAGGATCTTTCTTATTCCATAAAGCTATAGCAAAACAAAGATATTGCTGATCATCGCAAATACCAGCAATACCTTCCTCGCTCCAGCGGTAGGCCTTGCTTCGGGCCATATCATGCGTTATGTAATTCCAGGCATCGCCATTAGCGCTATAATCCTCGCGGACTGTGCCCCACTGGCGGTCGCTTACATAAGGCCCCCAGTGTTTCCAGCTGGCATCTTTGAGTCTCGTTTGTTCGGTATTCATCTATTGGTTAAACAGCTTGCCTCAATAATAATTTATAATAACGTAACTTAAATATAAAGATTGATGTAAAAGGCTTTATTTTACAATTAAAATAGTTTACTAATTTGCAGACAGTATGAGGCCAGTAGGAATTCCAGATTATATTAATCATTACATCGCTGACAAGATTGAACCTGCAGAGGTAAACGCTGCGTATCAGAAATTGCGTAAAACCGGCCCCGCCGAAGTCACCGTTTCCATACCGGCTTACAACGAAGAACTTACCATTGTGCAAACACTCTCTTCGCTCTGTAACAATATTACTGATCGCGCGGTTGAAATTGTAGTGGTTAACAATAACTCGAAAGACAAAACTGAGGAGCTTGTTAAAGCCTGCGGTGTTACCTGCGTTTTGCAAAGCATACAGGGTATTACCGTATCGCGCAATATGGGTTTAGATACGGCAACAGGTAAATACATTTTAAATGCTGATGCAGATACCATTTACCCGAAAGACTGGATCGAAGAAATGGTGAAACCACTGGCAAACTCAGATAAAGTTGCCATTACTTACGGCCGTTTCTCCTTTATCCCTGTTGGCAACACTGGCAGGTTTACTTACTTTTTTTACGAATACATTGCCGATTTTACGCGGCTTTACAATAAATTCTTTAAAAACGAGGCTGTAAATGTTTATGGCTTTAACTCAGGGTTCCGCCGCGAGCAGGGTTTACAGGTTGATCACTTTAACCACCCGCCGGGCACCAATGAAGATGGATACCTGGCTTTGAAACTGAAAGCAAAAGGTTTCGGCGATTTATACCGCGTAACCAGCCCAAAAGCTATTGTTTGGACCACCGACAGGCGCATCCAAATTGATGGCGGATTATGGAAGGCTACCTTTAAACGCCTGAAGCGAGTTTTTGGATAAAATTGTGATTCCCGAAACTGTAGGGGCAGTTTTTACGTAAAAGTTATAAAACAACATCACATATTTTAAAGTATCTTTAACGGTATAAAAATTCACATCAATAACATTCCGAGAAATGGGTTTAAATGATTCTGACCGCACCAAAATTCTTGCTGTAGAGGATGATGCTTACATGCAACTGATCCTTAAGAAATTCCTCAGCAAAACTTATGATGTTGAAATTTTGCCGACAGCAATGGATGCACTCTCTTATTTGCAGAATGGCAACATCCCCGATCTGATTATTTCGGATCTGAACACGCCAAACTTAAGCGGATTGGAACTGGTGGCCCAGTTAAGTGCAAGCGACTTTTTTAAATCGATACCGGTAATTATACTTTCGGGCGAAGACAGTTCGGAAACCCGTATCAAATGCCTGGATAGTGGCGCTGATGACTTCATTGTAAAACCATTTAACCCGGCAGAGGTTGAAGCAAGGGTAAGAGCTATTTTAAGACGTATAGGTAAAATAACATATTAATTTATGGGCGATTCTACTTTAGCAGACGGCAACATCAATTACCTGGCTGTAATACACGGCTCGGAAGATGTGATAGCGATGCTTAATTGCTGTGACTTTGAAGACAGGCAGATACTTTACTTTAACAATGGCGTTGAGTTAGCATCAGCCTGGGAAAGTAAAAAACTAAATATTGTCGGTATTATTTCGCAGAGCGAGATATTGGCACCATCGGGCATAACCCTGCTCGAAGCTTTTAAAAACAAGGGACTGCCTAATGTACCCTTCTTTTTAATCTCCAACCAGTACAATAGCAATCTTCGTAAACTGGCATTACAGGCCGGTGTGGTTGATGTATTTAAAGCCCCGGCTAAAATGCATAAAGTACAGCTACGGGTTAATTTTTTGATCAACCATTGGAAAGATATTAAAAGCAAGGTACACGAAAAGGTTAACGATACGTATACCGTACCACGCGGCAAACGCGCATTCGATATTTTCTTCTCAGGTTTAGCATTATTGATGCTTTCACCTTTATTCCTGCTTATTTACATATTGGTAAGGCTCGAGTCAAAAGGCCCTGCGTTTTACTATTCGTTACGTGTAGGTACAGGTTACCG
Coding sequences within:
- the fdhD gene encoding formate dehydrogenase accessory sulfurtransferase FdhD is translated as MIAESIAILPIIKVNSQGSFAQTDMLAAEEPLEIRLEYGETENRQTQNVSVTMRTPGNDAELATGFLFTEGIIKNSTDVAEASHCFIACAENKENVIQVSLKPGIVPNLRNSERNFYTTSSCGVCGKGSINAIRTVSEHSSFIENNNSIDAQTLISLPQILENSQEVFADTGGLHASALFTTDGQLLIVREDVGRHNALDKLIGAALTNNQLPLNNRVLLLSGRASFELVQKAVMAGINIIAAVGAPSTLAVQLAEEFNVTLVGFLRNQRFNIYTAAHRITNTIQNTPEL
- a CDS encoding MGH1-like glycoside hydrolase domain-containing protein; amino-acid sequence: MNTEQTRLKDASWKHWGPYVSDRQWGTVREDYSANGDAWNYITHDMARSKAYRWSEEGIAGICDDQQYLCFAIALWNKKDPIIKERYFGLTNPEGNHGEDVKELYYYLDSTPTHSYMKMLYKYPQQAYPYERLKTVNAQRSRNEPEFELIDTGIFEHDEYFDVFVEYAKNTCDDILIKITVHNRAGVDAPINVLPTVWFRNTWAWGRHVSVPSISVDSPKAIGLYSKNIGEYWLMADGNPEWLFCDNETNTKRLYNFDNGKPYPKDGINDHLVHGSPTVNPQQKGTKAAANYDLVIPARKSVELHLRLTKNPANNFSDFDSIFDTRVKEADEFYADVQQGVPNPETAMVQRQAFAGMLWSKQFYNYNVFQWLNGDPDQPKPPAERFKMRNYDWQHLTAREIISMPDKWEYPWFAAWDLSFHCLPLAKVDSDFAKQQLILLTREWYMHPNGQLPAYEWAMGDTNPPVHAMATWNVYKIDKLANGGKGDLFFLETVFHKLMLNFTWWVNRKDSAGNNIFEGGFLGLDNIGVFDRNAPLPTGGYMEQADGTSWMAMYSLNLMRIAIELATVNKTYEEIGVKFFDHFMYIAGAMSSMGDSKDGLWDEEDGFFYDGLELPDGTTQRLKVRSVVGLIPMFAVEVLEAEDVLNSPIFNQRFKWFYDNRPDLADQISRLNESNADGKRLVSLLRGHRMKMLLKHMLDEGEFLSDYGIRSVSKYHLDNPFRIMAGGKEFSVKYLPAESDSGLFGGNSNWRGPIWLPMNYLIIESLERFYQYYGDEFKVECPTGSGIFMNLKDIADEIRKRLSGIFRKNKDGQRPVFGTNTKIQTDPAFADHILFHEYFDGDTGKGLGASHQTGWTGLIVNSLNLSLHPDA
- a CDS encoding response regulator transcription factor, translated to MGLNDSDRTKILAVEDDAYMQLILKKFLSKTYDVEILPTAMDALSYLQNGNIPDLIISDLNTPNLSGLELVAQLSASDFFKSIPVIILSGEDSSETRIKCLDSGADDFIVKPFNPAEVEARVRAILRRIGKITY
- a CDS encoding FdhF/YdeP family oxidoreductase; protein product: MSKEQEVPQPNAENPEELSNKFKVTEPKKWAAGIPAVLKAFEDILEETGATRGMGALLKMNQKGGFDCSSCAWPDPDDDRSPIAEYCENGAKALAEEATTKKLTAEFFAQNSIADLAKLDDMHIGKKGRIAQPVYLPKGGTHYQPVTWDWAFKKIAEHLNTLDSPNEAAFYTSGRTSNEASFLYQLFVREYGTNNMPDCSNMCHESTSVGLAESIGIGKGTVTLEDIHDTDLLIIMGQNPGTNHPRMLTALRKAKEKDAKIIAINPLKEAGLMAFKDPQTVRGFVGTSVQLADLYLQVKINGDMALLKAIELLLYQAEMKTPDEVFDHKFIQESTVNYEQFVEHIQQYKVEDLAKACGVPVAQIREAADMIAHKKRIIVCWAMGITQQKNGVDTVKEIVNLVLLKGSIGKPGSGLCPVRGHSNVQGNRTMMIWDKPKPAQLAAIKEVYGFDPPKEHGFDVVESIQAMHDGRLQVFFAMGGNFLSATPDTTFTAEAMRKTKLTVNISTKLNRGHLITGEESIILPTFARSDKDVINGVPQIVSCENSMGVVQQSKGVLDPVSDDLMSESFIVCNLAKAVLGSKSVVPWDRYMESYDNIRDDIEKVIPGFEEYNKQIRKPGGFYLPNAPRAGKFETPDWGGKAAFNIAGLPKHEPKADEYYLTTIRSHDQFNTTIYGMEDRYRGIHNERRVIFMNPADIAKAGFKAGDKVDISSHYDGIERVARLFIIVAYDIPERNTAVYYPEGNVLIPLSSAADKSNTPTSKLVFVKIRKHEAN
- a CDS encoding DUF7009 family protein, translating into MKIRIKANAIRFRLTKSEVERFAHEGVMKEVVDFGDDTLTYVLQRTMQENLFATFKNNIITLFVPEALADDWTGTDRVGIQGNGGPLQLLVEKDFTCLDNVEEDQSDNYPNPLAVKSHE
- a CDS encoding glycosyltransferase family 2 protein; this encodes MRPVGIPDYINHYIADKIEPAEVNAAYQKLRKTGPAEVTVSIPAYNEELTIVQTLSSLCNNITDRAVEIVVVNNNSKDKTEELVKACGVTCVLQSIQGITVSRNMGLDTATGKYILNADADTIYPKDWIEEMVKPLANSDKVAITYGRFSFIPVGNTGRFTYFFYEYIADFTRLYNKFFKNEAVNVYGFNSGFRREQGLQVDHFNHPPGTNEDGYLALKLKAKGFGDLYRVTSPKAIVWTTDRRIQIDGGLWKATFKRLKRVFG